The following are encoded together in the Lactuca sativa cultivar Salinas chromosome 1, Lsat_Salinas_v11, whole genome shotgun sequence genome:
- the LOC111879199 gene encoding 10-epi-juneol synthase, which translates to MATLECNITLKENYKSTTNPVRPYVNFPPSIWGDRLLSLTVDHSELHTYAIAMEQPKEELKSLIINPNMDSNEKLRLINSVYRLGLRYLFEEEIECQLDKLFTELKMEDYDEADLYTISINFQVFRQHGYKLSCDVFNKFKDSSSGKFKEYITTDVRGMLSLYEATQMCIREESILDEAMTFTEAQLMGVVDTLEGNLLQQVKHALKSPSHRGVQMVETRLYFSNYKEECSRYDLLLKLASAHFNYLQLLHKEELSTFIKWVKDMNFQKITPYARDRTPELYLWAVGIFLEPHYSQARITISKMAQLVLVLDDIYDAYGTIEELRLLTDAINRWEISAMEQLPEYIKPLYKIILNELTEVEKQIPKEGRENRVKASKQAFQELARAYHQEAEWRYSKYVPSYQEYMKNGLITSSYNVFSTYSLMNMGEINSEEALGWYETHPNILEATKLLGRLYNDVTTFQFEGERAQEVESVHTYMKTFGLTENVAVKELKKMIENAWKDINNECLKPTEVSMALLAPVLNLARITDMVYRYNDRFTFPEETTVEYVTLLVITSVPMY; encoded by the exons ATGGCCACACTTGAATGTAATATTACCCTCAAAGAAAACTACAAAAGCACCACAAATCCAGTGCGTCCTTATGTCAATTTTCCTCCTTCTATCTGGGGTGATCGTTTACTGTCATTAACTGTCGACCATTCA GAGTTACATACATATGCTATTGCGATggaacaaccaaaagaagagctGAAAAGTTTGATAATCAATCCAAACATggattcaaatgaaaaactacGTTTGATTAACTCTGTGTATCGCCTTGGATTGAGATATCTTTTTGAGGAAGAGATAGAATGTCAACTTGATAAACTTTTCACGGAGCTTAAGATGGAAGATTATGATGAAGCTGATCTTTACACAATTTCAATTAACTTCCAAGTTTTCAGACAACATGGTTATAAACTTTCTTGTG ATGTTTTTAACAAGTTCAAGGACTCCAGCTCTGGTAAATTCAAGGAATACATTACAACTGATGTGAGGGGTATGTTAAGTTTGTATGAAGCAACACAAATGTGCATAAGAGAAGAATCTATTTTAGATGAAGCAATGACATTTACCGAAGCTCAACTTATGGGTGTAGTAGACACTCTAGAAGGTAATCTTTTACAACAGGTGAAACATGCGTTGAAGAGTCCTTCTCATCGAGGGGTGCAAATGGTAGAGACAAGGTTATATTTCTCAAACTATAAAGAAGAATGTTCCAGATATGATTTGCTACTAAAGCTTGCAAGTGCACACTTCAACTACTTGCAACTACTACACAAGGAAGAACTATCCACTTTCATTAA ATGGGTTAAGGATATGAACTTTCAAAAAATAACTCCTTACGCAAGGGATAGAACGCCAGAATTGTACTTATGGGCAGTCGGAATATTCTTGGAGCCTCATTACTCTCAGGCTAGAATCACAATATCAAAAATGGCACAACTAGTTTTGGTGTTAGATGACATATATGATGCATATGGTACTATTGAGGAGCTTCGACTTCTAACTGACGCCATTAATAG GTGGGAAATTAGTGCCATGGAGCAACTTCCAGAATATATTAAACCACTCTACAAAATTATCTTGAACGAGCTTACTGAAGTTGAAAAGCAAATACCTAAAGAAGGAAGAGAAAATCGGGTTAAGGCTTCAAAACAAGCG TTTCAAGAACTAGCTAGAGCTTACCATCAAGAGGCTGAGTGGAGATATAGTAAATACGTGCCATCATATCAAGAGTACATGAAGAATGGGTTAATTACTTCTAGTTACAATGTTTTTTCGACATATTCTTTAATGAATATGGGTGAAATTAACAGCGAAGAGGCTTTGGGTTGGTATGAAACACATCCAAATATTCTGGAAGCTACAAAGTTACTTGGAAGACTTTATAATGATGTTACAACTTTCCAG TTTGAGGGTGAAAGAGCACAGGAAGTCGAATCGGTGCATACATATATGAAGACGTTTGGGTTAACGGAAAACGTGGCTGTTAAAGAACTCAAGAAAATGATTGAAAATGCTTGGAAAGATATCAATAATGAATGTCTTAAGCCGACTGAAGTTTCAATGGCACTTCTTGCACCAGTTCTTAATCTTGCTCGAATAACAGATATGGTGTACAGGTACAATGATAGGTTCACGTTTCCAGAAGAAACCACTGTGGAGTACGTTACTCTCTTAGTCATAACTTCTGTTCCCATGTACTGA